The following are from one region of the Capsicum annuum cultivar UCD-10X-F1 chromosome 1, UCD10Xv1.1, whole genome shotgun sequence genome:
- the LOC107851414 gene encoding uncharacterized protein LOC107851414, which translates to MKLLFPSAGNKHCLNVLCPGFVLVNTKVPVDLVFDDVSQRGKGDSLEFTAYIDRDLVNGNWWLLIDNLDERYQQVGFWPQKIFTSLTSFANNVEWGGVTYSPPGVPKPPMGSSFFPVGNTGYDAYCRNLTVLNIEAGIINVDVDDPNLYKVSDYPHMRPGKSQHYVLYGGPGESHQL; encoded by the exons ATGAAACTATTGTTCCCTTCA GCTGGTAATAAACATTGTCTCAATGTACTATGTCCTGGATTTGTATTAGTAAATACTAAGGTACCTGTTGATTTGGTTTTTGATGATGTTTCACAACGTGGAAAAGGGGATTCACTGGAGTTTACAGCGTACATCGATAGG GATCTTGTCAATGGAAACTGGTGGCTTTTGATTGACAATCTTGATGAACGCTATCAACAAGTAGGTTTTTGGCCTCAAAAGATCTTCACTAGCTTGACAAGCTTTGCTAATAACGTTGAGTGGGGAGGCGTCACATATAGCCCACCAGGTGTGCCTAAACCTCCAATGGGCTCAAGTTTTTTTCCTGTTGGAAACACCGGTTATGATGCTTATTGTAGGAACCTTACAGTTTTAAATATTGAAGCCGGAATAATAAACGTAGATGTTGATGATCCTAATTTGTATAAAGTTTCAGATTACCCACATATGAGACCTGGAAAGTCCCAACACTATGTATTGTATGGAGGACCAGGAGAGAGTCATCAACtctaa
- the LOC107856548 gene encoding mannosyl-oligosaccharide glucosidase GCS1, whose translation MGGTSRGSTRSRASKSSTENSPIRKPNQMLRKDKTRDRSLIRIFSVNIKFLLGFGIIAFGISLFFINSLIKPMEKPQKPRVITPLPAPKLMDLPMFQGDHRESLYWGTYRPQVYFGVRARTPQSLVAGLMWLGVKNGRYFMRHVCQDSDELKQYGWTSHNGRDYGHQFLIEQTMTLTTHFLKSKDRGSGYGGDWAVRIGVQSDESMSDEEMLNTAHLFFYVADESGKGLTLGSGVSDIHGDSILASGSRSDIGNWQLHLFSEDVSGVHYSGFKTPHIHNLSDVVQANLAVQARKFGHLLLSDLSDDSPNILVFQISARIPLKADIVLLSGTSARDSRVEERASRLKGTSLTSLLSEKQNEFDNKFKKSFSLSDELGLDPVTVGKAALGNMLGGIGYFFGQSKISLPSTSTLNAGDNSVLYWPAELYTAVPSRPFFPRGFLWDEGFHQLLIWRWDIYISLDIIGHWLDLMNIDGWIPRELILGAEALSKVPEEFVLQHPTNGNPPTLFLTLRDLISKLKKEKFAATEARDISVFLDRAFVRLEAWFKWFNTTQAGKERGSYYWHGRDTSTTRELNPKTLSSGLDDYPRASHPNGDERHVDLRCWMHLAADSMHSIAELLKMDKDIQQEYSLTAKLLSDFEVLNQMHLDAANGAYCDYGNHTEKVQLTWKIVETDPKRELLRQVLEKPVLQLVPHLGYVSLFPFILRLIPPDSWILESQLEFISNRSILWTDFGLRSLSKTSSMYMKRNTEHDPPYWRGPIWIPLNYLIVSSLHHYSQESGPYRERAKTIYNELRSNLIRNIVGNYKRTGYLWEQYDQKKGKGKGARLFTGWTATVLLIMAEAYPEV comes from the coding sequence ATGGGGGGAACTTCACGGGGCAGTACTCGAAGCAGAGCTTCGAAATCTTCCACCGAAAATTCCCCAATCCGTAAACCAAATCAAATGCTACGGAAGGATAAAACAAGAGATCGCAGCTTAATTCGCATTTTCAGCGTGAACATCAAGTTCCTTTTAGGGTTCGGAATTATTGCCTTTGGGATCTCACTCTTTTTCATTAATTCACTCATTAAACCCATGGAGAAACCTCAAAAACCAAGAGTCATCACTCCACTTCCAGCTCCAAAATTAATGGATCTTCCAATGTTTCAAGGAGATCATAGAGAGAGCTTGTACTGGGGTACTTACAGGCCTCAGGTATATTTTGGAGTTCGTGCAAGGACTCCGCAATCACTAGTTGCTGGCTTAATGTGGCTTGGAGTCAAGAATGGGAGGTATTTCATGCGTCATGTATGCCAAGATTCGGATGAGTTGAAACAGTATGGCTGGACTAGTCATAATGGACGGGATTATGGACATCAGTTTCTGATTGAACAGACAATGACCTTGACAACTCATTTTCTGAAATCCAAGGATCGTGGTAGTGGCTATGGTGGAGACTGGGCTGTTCGAATTGGAGTGCAGAGCGATGAATCTATGTCTGATGAGGAAATGTTAAACACCGCGCACTTATTTTTCTATGTGGCTGATGAAAGTGGGAAAGGTCTTACTTTGGGTAGTGGAGTCTCGGATATCCATGGTGATTCTATCTTGGCTTCAGGATCACGTAGTGACATTGGAAACTGGCAGCTCCATTTATTTTCAGAGGATGTTTCTGGAGTACATTATTCAGGCTTCAAGACACCTCACATTCACAATCTATCTGATGTTGTCCAGGCAAATTTGGCAGTCCAAGCAAGAAAATTTGGCCATTTGCTGCTTTCGGACTTATCTGATGATTCTCCCaacattttagtatttcagatctCTGCTAGGATTCCTCTCAAAGCAGACATTGTTTTACTTTCTGGAACCAGTGCTCGtgattcaagagttgaagaaCGGGCTAGCAGGCTGAAAGGTACGTCGCTGACTAGTTTACTCTCTGAGAAACAAAATGAGTTTgacaataaatttaaaaaaagctTTAGCCTATCTGATGAGCTTGGTTTGGATCCTGTGACTGTTGGTAAGGCTGCTCTTGGAAACATGTTGGGTGGGATTGGCTACTTCTTTGGCCAGTCAAAGATTTCGCTTCCATCAACTTCCACACTTAATGCTGGAGATAATTCTGTCTTATACTGGCCTGCTGAGCTATATACAGCAGTTCCAAGTCGGCCCTTCTTCCCAAGGGGCTTCCTATGGGACGAAGGTTTTCATCAACTGCTAATCTGGCGTTGGGATATATACATTAGCTTGGATATCATTGGACATTGGCTAGATCTGATGAATATTGATGGATGGATTCCGCGCGAGCTAATCTTAGGTGCTGAAGCCTTGAGTAAGGTCCCAGAAGAATTTGTTCTTCAGCATCCAACTAATGGAAATCCACCGACACTGTTTTTGACCTTGCGTGATCTGATCTCCAAGCTGAAGAAAGAAAAGTTTGCTGCTACGGAGGCCAGGGATATCTCTGTCTTCTTGGACCGGGCATTTGTCCGCCTTGAAGCATGGTTCAAATGGTTTAACACAACTCAGGCTGGAAAGGAAAGGGGTAGCTATTACTGGCATGGAAGAGATACTTCAACAACCCGTGAACTAAATCCTAAGACCTTATCTTCTGGACTGGATGATTATCCACGTGCATCTCATCCAAATGGAGATGAACGTCACGTGGATCTTAGATGCTGGATGCATCTTGCAGCAGATTCCATGCACTCAATAGCAGAGCTTCTGAAGATGGATAAAGATATCCAACAGGAGTATAGTTTGACTGCAAAGCTGCTCTCAGATTTTGAAGTTCTGAACCAGATGCACTTAGACGCTGCTAATGGAGCTTATTGTGATTATGGAAATCATACGGAAAAGGTTCAACTAACTTGGAAAATAGTGGAGACCGACCCAAAGCGAGAGTTGTTACGACAAGTCCTAGAAAAACCTGTTCTACAACTTGTTCCTCATCTTGGTTACGTTAGCCTTTTCCCATTTATCCTCAGGCTTATTCCACCTGACTCATGGATACTCGAGAGTCAGCTTGAATTCATCTCCAATAGGAGCATTTTGTGGACCGATTTTGGGCTTAGATCCCTATCCAAAACAAGCTCCATGTACATGAAACGGAATACAGAGCACGATCCTCCATATTGGAGAGGGCCAATATGGATACCGTTGAACTATTTGATTGTTTCGTCTCTTCATCACTACTCTCAAGAGTCTGGACCATACAGAGAAAGAGCCAAAACCATCTACAATGAATTGAGGAGCAACTTGATAAGAAATATAGTTGGGAACTATAAGCGGACAGGGTACCTGTGGGAACAATATGATCAGaagaaaggaaaaggaaaaggcgCACGCCTGTTTACTGGATGGACAGCAACTGTGCTATTGATCATGGCAGAAGCTTACCCTGAAGTTTAG
- the LOC107856545 gene encoding uncharacterized protein LOC107856545 produces the protein MDASIWVHQNIIRILLHLKTSWTSSNPGRRYWACPYYGGPRSCDFWRWRYSEDIDPRFKYVIPKLIEKLGEFKNVFESCRFNEIEKLIGLSKSIKEESEENDKPKESKHDDNGINVKLEKLKEEIRKIKEKEKNWRRIAEGRTRNNTHFFVVFFCCILVIALIYLVGMLYMKMV, from the exons ATGGATGCATCAATTTGGGTCCACCAAAATATAATCAG AATTTTGTTGCATTTGAAGACATCTTGGACTTCAAGTAATCCCGGTAGAAGATATTGGGCATGTCCTTATTATGGG GGTCCAAGATCTTGTGATTTTTGGCGTTGGAGGTATTCAGAAGACATTGATCCGAGGTTCAAATATGTGATTCCTAAACTAATTGAAAAATTAGGTGAGTTCAAGAATGTATTTGAATCTTGTCGTTTCaatgaaattgagaaattgattggATTGAGCAAATCAATCAAGGAAGAATCAGAAGAAAATGACAAACCTAAAGAATCAAAACACGATGATAATGGGATTAATGTGAAATTGGAGAAGTTGAAAGAAGAGATTCGAAAAAtcaaggagaaagaaaagaattggAGACGAATAGCTGAAGGAAGGACTAGAAACAATACTCActtctttgttgtgtttttttgttgtatattagtAATAGCTTTAATCTATTTGGTTGGAATGCTCTATATGAAAATGGTTTAA